Proteins co-encoded in one Hyalangium ruber genomic window:
- a CDS encoding type II toxin-antitoxin system RelE/ParE family toxin has product MSRGTQLRWSLRARNDLVAIARFIASDDPAAARAWVEKLRGQARRAASTPLTGRRVPEVGRDDIREVLLRHYRIVYRVEPRGIVVLTVFEGHRLFPREPLPED; this is encoded by the coding sequence GTGAGCCGAGGGACGCAGCTCCGCTGGTCGCTCCGGGCCAGGAACGATCTGGTGGCCATCGCTCGCTTCATCGCCTCGGATGACCCGGCCGCCGCGCGTGCGTGGGTCGAGAAGCTGCGTGGGCAAGCCCGGCGTGCGGCGAGTACTCCGCTGACGGGAAGACGCGTGCCGGAAGTCGGGCGAGACGACATTCGTGAAGTGCTGCTGCGGCACTACCGCATCGTCTACCGTGTCGAGCCGCGCGGCATCGTGGTGCTCACCGTATTCGAGGGGCACCGCCTGTTCCCGCGCGAGCCGCTGCCTGAGGATTGA
- a CDS encoding TonB-dependent receptor — MIDWLLTTALGALLLAGLAGAEPPTPETNPREATTGEAPQSEDSRTDAPPVAQGTVVTATRLPRPVRDVPSTVIVLPRAEIDRSPSLTQDGLLRTVPSAATFRRTSSLVSDPTAQGLNLRGLAPSGVSRSLVLVDGIPANDPFGGWVYWRSLPRLGMDRVEVVPSGGSALYGSAALGGVVQIFSRPITGPSVEGDVAYGLLGTGQLAVRAADRWGPVGAAVETELLTTHGHPVVAPEQRGAIDQEAPSNHATLNGRVEVEASPALRLGGRVGLFRTNQNGGTTFTTARAESALLGFDARLTTESSGQFDLQLFGRRQRFEQRRARVAQDRSTEVLSAIQDVPADEEGGSLMWTAPAWELGGTHVLAAGADVRRVAGTSDERLFPATANPAATALRRTGGEQRFGGLFLQDLYTVTPEVELMAALRWDVWRNVEGTRRVERLGGEVDSVTFADRSEQQLSPRLGVRWRPWEPLTLRASGYRSFRAPTLNELYRPFQVGTVLTAANETLRAERLIGGEAGVEASVMKGLTSRVTGFWNELEEPIINATLETPLPDGTARQRQNLGRARVRGVEASTDWRVSRQWTALLAYTFVDSEVRAAPGNPDLVGKQLAQDPAHRATAIVTFDDPALLTATLQLRVTGPQFEDDLNERGMGGYAVVDAFVSRRLVGGLEVFAAVENLLDRRYLVGRAGIDTLGQPLMLRGGLRLRMAP; from the coding sequence ATGATCGATTGGCTTCTGACGACCGCGCTTGGTGCGCTGCTCCTGGCGGGGCTCGCGGGTGCGGAGCCTCCCACTCCCGAAACCAACCCACGTGAAGCCACCACTGGAGAAGCACCCCAGTCCGAGGACTCCCGGACCGATGCGCCTCCCGTCGCGCAAGGCACCGTCGTCACCGCGACTCGCCTGCCGCGACCGGTGCGGGATGTGCCCTCCACCGTCATCGTCCTGCCGCGCGCGGAGATCGACCGAAGCCCCTCGCTCACGCAGGATGGCCTGCTGCGCACCGTGCCCTCGGCCGCCACGTTCCGGCGCACCTCGAGCCTCGTGTCGGACCCGACCGCCCAGGGCCTCAACCTGCGTGGGCTGGCGCCCTCCGGCGTGTCCCGCAGCCTCGTGCTGGTGGATGGCATTCCCGCCAATGATCCGTTCGGAGGCTGGGTCTACTGGCGCTCCCTGCCACGCCTGGGCATGGACCGCGTGGAGGTCGTCCCCAGCGGTGGCTCGGCGCTCTATGGCAGCGCGGCCCTCGGCGGCGTGGTGCAGATCTTCTCACGCCCCATCACCGGTCCCAGCGTCGAGGGAGACGTGGCCTATGGGCTGCTCGGCACCGGTCAGCTCGCCGTGCGTGCCGCCGACCGCTGGGGTCCCGTGGGCGCCGCCGTGGAGACCGAGCTGCTCACCACCCACGGGCACCCCGTGGTGGCTCCCGAGCAACGCGGAGCCATCGACCAAGAGGCTCCCAGCAACCACGCCACCCTCAACGGCCGCGTGGAGGTAGAGGCCAGCCCGGCGCTGCGGCTGGGTGGGCGCGTGGGCCTCTTCCGTACGAACCAGAACGGGGGCACGACCTTCACCACCGCCCGCGCGGAGTCCGCGCTCCTTGGCTTCGATGCGCGGCTCACCACGGAGTCCTCCGGCCAGTTCGACCTCCAGCTCTTCGGACGCAGGCAGCGCTTCGAGCAGCGCCGCGCGCGCGTGGCTCAGGACCGCTCCACCGAGGTGCTCTCCGCCATCCAGGACGTCCCCGCGGACGAGGAAGGCGGCTCCCTCATGTGGACCGCTCCCGCGTGGGAGCTGGGCGGCACGCACGTGCTCGCGGCGGGCGCGGACGTACGGCGCGTGGCGGGCACCTCTGACGAGCGCCTCTTCCCCGCGACCGCGAATCCCGCCGCCACGGCCCTGCGCCGTACCGGGGGAGAACAGCGCTTCGGCGGCTTGTTCCTGCAGGACCTCTACACCGTGACACCCGAGGTCGAGCTGATGGCCGCGCTGCGCTGGGATGTGTGGCGCAACGTGGAGGGCACTCGCCGCGTGGAGCGCCTGGGAGGCGAGGTGGACAGCGTCACCTTCGCCGACCGGAGCGAGCAGCAGCTCAGCCCGCGCCTCGGGGTGCGCTGGCGCCCCTGGGAGCCGCTCACCCTGCGCGCCTCTGGCTACCGCTCCTTCCGTGCGCCCACCCTCAATGAGCTGTACCGCCCCTTCCAGGTCGGCACCGTGCTCACCGCCGCCAATGAGACCTTGCGCGCCGAGCGCCTCATCGGCGGCGAGGCGGGAGTCGAAGCCTCCGTCATGAAGGGGCTCACCAGCCGCGTGACAGGCTTCTGGAACGAGCTGGAGGAGCCCATCATCAACGCCACGCTCGAAACCCCGCTGCCGGATGGCACGGCGCGACAGCGGCAGAACCTGGGCCGGGCCCGCGTGCGCGGCGTGGAAGCGAGCACCGACTGGCGCGTGTCCCGCCAGTGGACGGCGCTGCTCGCGTACACCTTCGTGGACTCGGAGGTTCGCGCGGCGCCCGGCAATCCGGACCTCGTGGGCAAGCAGCTCGCTCAGGACCCCGCGCACCGGGCCACCGCCATCGTCACCTTCGATGACCCGGCGCTGCTCACCGCCACGCTCCAGCTTCGCGTCACCGGCCCTCAGTTCGAGGACGACCTGAACGAGCGCGGCATGGGCGGCTATGCCGTGGTGGATGCCTTCGTGAGCCGGCGGCTCGTGGGAGGACTGGAGGTCTTCGCCGCGGTGGAGAACCTGCTCGACCGCCGCTACCTCGTGGGCCGAGCCGGCATCGACACCCTCGGACAGCCCCTGATGCTGCGCGGGGGCCTGCGGTTGCGCATGGCCCCCTGA
- a CDS encoding ATP-dependent DNA helicase yields the protein MALTLVRSFNVDTLLGPGGALQAALPAYEHRPEQLQMARAVERAFNERSYLLAEAGTGTGKTLAYLVPALLSGRRVVVSTATKTLQDQIFFKDLPLLKERIGLNFEAAYLKGRGNYLCLQRYNAFTKDPTFGSREEVRHWPHIQEWATRTETGDRAELELPENFSAWSRLSATAETCLGSKCPLYEQCFVTRMRREAESADLLVVNHHLFFADLALRGAGRRNEGVLPLYEAVIFDEAHALEDAASGHFGCSVSNHRLDELSRDAVAALPETDGRFTTMRALAARVRTYAEVLFTQAPRVLGLTGSEGGVALKPDRMAQLSGSLDQVRESLAALSAFTASEREPELLALARRGNEMAEELSFLEKADSTDHVYWAEARGRGVFLRASPIDVAKELRGRLYGGVDTVVFTSATLAAEGRFDFFAQRMGLYDDEGVPVAEVRTLSVASPFNFAQQAALYLPTHLPDPAVTGFIEAASEEIVQLCEVSGGRAFVLFTSLRNMERAYELTKDRLPYQVLKQGDRPKQQLLEAFREEPSVLFAAHSFWEGVDVPGDALSLLIIDRLPFASPGDPLVAARIRQLEARGVEAFGQYQLPQATLALRQGFGRLIRTQSDRGAVALLDRRIVTKPYGRAFLESLPPAQRVDDLSALRGWFHEGTL from the coding sequence ATGGCGCTCACGCTCGTCCGCTCATTCAATGTCGATACCCTGCTCGGTCCGGGAGGCGCGCTCCAAGCCGCGCTGCCCGCGTACGAGCACCGTCCGGAGCAGCTCCAGATGGCGCGAGCCGTGGAGCGAGCCTTCAACGAGCGCAGCTACCTGCTCGCCGAGGCGGGCACGGGCACGGGCAAGACGCTCGCCTACCTGGTGCCCGCGCTGCTGTCCGGTCGCCGCGTGGTGGTGTCCACGGCGACGAAGACCCTGCAGGACCAGATCTTCTTCAAGGACTTGCCGCTCCTGAAGGAGCGCATCGGCCTGAACTTCGAGGCCGCCTACCTCAAGGGCCGGGGCAACTACCTGTGCCTGCAGCGCTACAACGCCTTCACGAAGGACCCGACGTTCGGCTCGCGAGAGGAGGTGCGCCACTGGCCGCACATCCAGGAGTGGGCGACACGGACGGAGACGGGAGACCGGGCGGAGCTGGAGCTGCCAGAGAACTTCAGCGCCTGGTCGCGGCTATCGGCCACGGCGGAGACGTGCCTGGGCTCGAAGTGCCCGCTGTACGAACAGTGCTTCGTGACGCGGATGCGGCGCGAGGCGGAGAGCGCGGACCTGCTGGTGGTGAACCACCACCTGTTCTTCGCGGACCTGGCGCTGCGGGGCGCGGGCCGGCGCAACGAGGGTGTGTTGCCGCTCTACGAGGCGGTCATCTTCGACGAGGCGCACGCGCTGGAGGACGCGGCGAGCGGTCACTTCGGCTGCAGCGTGTCCAACCACCGGCTGGACGAGCTGTCGCGCGACGCGGTGGCGGCGCTGCCGGAGACGGACGGGCGCTTCACCACGATGCGGGCGCTGGCGGCGCGGGTGCGCACGTACGCGGAGGTGCTCTTCACCCAGGCGCCTCGGGTGCTGGGGCTGACGGGGAGCGAGGGCGGGGTGGCGCTCAAGCCGGACCGGATGGCGCAGCTGTCGGGCTCGTTGGACCAGGTGCGGGAGAGCTTGGCGGCGCTGTCGGCCTTCACCGCGAGCGAGCGTGAGCCGGAGCTGCTGGCGCTCGCCCGTCGCGGCAATGAGATGGCCGAGGAGCTGAGCTTCCTGGAGAAGGCGGACTCCACGGACCACGTGTACTGGGCGGAGGCTCGCGGTCGAGGCGTGTTCCTGCGCGCCAGCCCCATCGACGTGGCCAAGGAACTGCGTGGGCGGCTCTACGGCGGGGTGGACACGGTGGTGTTCACCTCGGCGACGCTGGCGGCCGAGGGGCGCTTCGACTTCTTCGCGCAGCGCATGGGGCTGTACGACGACGAGGGCGTGCCGGTGGCCGAGGTGCGGACGCTGTCGGTGGCGAGCCCCTTCAACTTCGCGCAGCAGGCGGCGCTCTACCTGCCCACGCACCTGCCGGATCCGGCGGTGACGGGCTTCATCGAGGCGGCCTCCGAGGAGATCGTCCAACTGTGCGAGGTGTCGGGTGGGCGGGCCTTCGTGCTCTTCACCTCGCTGCGCAACATGGAGCGCGCGTACGAGCTGACGAAGGACCGGCTGCCGTACCAGGTGCTCAAGCAGGGCGATCGGCCCAAGCAGCAGCTCCTGGAGGCGTTCCGGGAAGAGCCCAGCGTGCTGTTCGCGGCCCACAGCTTCTGGGAAGGCGTGGACGTGCCGGGCGATGCGCTGAGCCTGCTCATCATCGATCGGCTGCCGTTCGCCTCGCCGGGAGACCCGCTGGTGGCGGCGCGCATCCGGCAGCTCGAGGCGCGCGGAGTGGAGGCCTTCGGGCAGTACCAGTTGCCACAGGCGACGCTGGCGCTGCGCCAGGGCTTCGGGCGGCTCATCCGCACGCAGAGCGACCGGGGCGCGGTGGCGCTGTTGGACCGGCGCATCGTGACGAAGCCGTACGGGCGGGCCTTCCTGGAGAGCCTGCCGCCCGCCCAGCGCGTGGACGACCTGAGCGCGCTGCGCGGCTGGTTCCACGAGGGCACCCTCTGA
- the sppA gene encoding signal peptide peptidase SppA, whose amino-acid sequence MKDFLKTLVACLIALGIFAGGAFFLLVGFVAVAGAAKPTVPSKAVLVLDLDMNLLDRTNEAGPSEMLQSALQGEETRVVALATVVAALDRATEDERIVGLFMTGNLNPVGYGSGHAALRELRGALQRFKAKKPVWAYNLEWGKHDYFLGAVATTLVVNPAGHVELNGLASEPTFFGDAFQKYGIEVQVTRVGKYKSAVEPFILNRMSDPSREQLQKLLNDMWTEWKAALSADRKQTPEAIQAVADEKGLLEPEEAQEAGLVDRVAAYDEVLEELKKLSGTDEKEKTFHQIPLDTYAELEVRPKEGKHRVAVVYAEGVIVNGEGRHDQAGGDRISRELRKLRQDEDVKAVVLRVNSPGGSAGASDLIQREVIITRKVKPVIISMGSYAASGGYWISAYGDRIFAQPTTITGSIGVFGLLPNVQKLANTHGVTFDSVQTAKMANPATLTRPKTEAELARIQHMVDRVYEEFLTKVAEGRQLPRDKVHEIGQGRVWSGEEARKLGLVDEVGGLQEAAKFAAEKAGVGSDYRMDLPERPKPFFQQLMESMDKKQKPRAHAAVERVWSDLQRQVEMLRAFNDPAGVYAIMPVEVTVD is encoded by the coding sequence ATGAAGGATTTCCTCAAGACACTCGTGGCTTGCTTGATCGCGCTGGGCATCTTCGCCGGAGGCGCCTTCTTCCTGCTCGTGGGCTTCGTGGCCGTAGCGGGCGCCGCCAAGCCCACGGTGCCTTCCAAGGCCGTGCTGGTCCTGGATCTGGACATGAACCTGCTCGACCGCACGAACGAGGCCGGGCCGAGCGAGATGCTCCAGAGCGCGCTCCAGGGCGAGGAGACGCGGGTGGTGGCGCTGGCCACCGTCGTGGCGGCGCTCGACAGGGCCACGGAGGACGAGCGCATCGTCGGCCTCTTCATGACGGGCAACCTCAACCCCGTGGGCTACGGCTCGGGCCACGCGGCTCTGCGGGAGCTACGCGGCGCGCTTCAGCGCTTCAAGGCCAAGAAGCCGGTGTGGGCCTACAACCTCGAGTGGGGCAAGCACGACTACTTCCTTGGCGCGGTGGCCACGACGCTGGTGGTGAACCCCGCGGGCCACGTGGAGCTGAACGGCCTGGCGTCGGAGCCGACGTTCTTCGGGGATGCCTTCCAGAAGTACGGCATCGAGGTGCAGGTGACTCGGGTCGGCAAGTACAAGTCCGCGGTCGAGCCCTTCATCCTCAACCGCATGAGCGACCCCAGCCGGGAGCAGCTCCAGAAGCTGCTGAACGACATGTGGACCGAGTGGAAGGCCGCGCTCAGCGCGGACCGGAAGCAGACGCCCGAGGCCATCCAGGCCGTGGCGGATGAGAAGGGCCTGCTGGAGCCGGAAGAGGCGCAAGAGGCCGGGCTCGTGGACCGCGTCGCGGCCTATGACGAGGTTCTGGAGGAGCTGAAGAAGCTGTCGGGCACGGACGAGAAGGAGAAGACCTTCCATCAGATTCCGCTGGATACCTACGCCGAGCTCGAGGTCCGGCCCAAGGAGGGCAAGCACCGGGTCGCGGTGGTGTACGCGGAGGGCGTCATCGTCAACGGCGAGGGGCGCCACGACCAGGCGGGCGGCGATCGCATCAGCCGCGAGCTGCGCAAGCTGCGCCAGGACGAGGACGTGAAGGCCGTGGTCCTGCGGGTCAACAGCCCCGGAGGCAGCGCGGGCGCCTCGGACCTCATCCAGCGGGAGGTCATCATCACCCGGAAGGTGAAGCCGGTGATCATCTCCATGGGCAGCTACGCGGCCTCGGGGGGCTACTGGATCAGCGCCTACGGAGATCGAATCTTCGCCCAGCCCACGACGATTACAGGGTCCATCGGTGTCTTCGGCCTGCTGCCCAACGTGCAGAAGCTGGCCAACACGCACGGCGTCACCTTCGACAGCGTGCAGACGGCGAAGATGGCGAACCCGGCGACGCTCACCCGGCCCAAGACGGAGGCGGAGCTGGCGCGCATTCAGCACATGGTGGATCGCGTGTACGAAGAGTTCCTGACCAAGGTGGCCGAGGGCCGCCAGCTTCCTCGCGACAAGGTGCATGAGATCGGCCAGGGCCGGGTGTGGTCCGGGGAGGAGGCGCGCAAGCTGGGGCTCGTGGACGAGGTCGGCGGGCTGCAGGAGGCGGCGAAGTTCGCGGCGGAGAAGGCGGGAGTTGGCAGCGACTACCGGATGGATCTCCCGGAGCGGCCCAAGCCCTTCTTCCAGCAGCTCATGGAGTCGATGGACAAGAAGCAGAAGCCTCGGGCGCACGCGGCGGTGGAGCGCGTGTGGTCCGACCTGCAGCGGCAGGTGGAGATGCTGCGCGCGTTCAACGACCCCGCAGGCGTCTACGCCATCATGCCGGTGGAAGTGACGGTGGATTGA
- a CDS encoding type II toxin-antitoxin system Phd/YefM family antitoxin codes for MKPLQVSEDILPIADFKARASEVVRRLREHRRPVVITQGGKPAAVLLAPEEFDQLAARARFLTAIDEGMADVEAGRVLSDEELGASLKEALGKHKA; via the coding sequence ATGAAGCCCCTTCAGGTATCGGAAGACATCCTGCCCATCGCCGACTTCAAGGCGCGTGCGTCGGAGGTGGTGCGTCGGTTGCGCGAGCATCGGCGCCCGGTTGTCATCACCCAAGGAGGCAAGCCAGCGGCCGTGCTCCTGGCTCCCGAAGAGTTCGACCAGCTGGCCGCACGGGCGCGGTTCCTGACCGCCATCGATGAGGGGATGGCGGATGTCGAGGCGGGGCGCGTCCTGTCCGACGAGGAACTCGGCGCATCGCTGAAGGAGGCTCTTGGGAAGCACAAGGCGTGA